A portion of the Geoalkalibacter ferrihydriticus DSM 17813 genome contains these proteins:
- a CDS encoding murein hydrolase activator EnvC family protein — MQRLKRILLLLFVSLLPPVMAASQSLDDSRKTLEQIQGRIQSTTRALEEKQAGARSLAADVKAMEADLARLNRQINDLERRDRELQEQIKVQERESAAARGRVEEVRLQVERRLVALYKEGESGPMSILFGSRTPARMAEEYDYMARVLSHDRELLEDFRLRVAQAEAARRKLETMQAEQRAVLAGVTDSRVAAQQAAALKGRLLSRVKQEEKALSHQLGELRDQAAELAQLVKKLESEQARRYTGDGVFANLKGRLPWPLKGPVVLGFGPQIHPELGTQFDSQGIHIGVSDVRPVHAVADGRVVFANWFKGYGNLLILDHGDSYYTLYAQNARLLKGVGDAVKRGEAVGYSGLPGTNGIYFELRQGGTPQNPSSWLGPP, encoded by the coding sequence ATGCAACGTCTTAAACGAATACTTCTGTTGCTGTTTGTCAGCCTGCTGCCGCCTGTCATGGCGGCCTCGCAAAGTCTGGATGACAGCCGCAAAACCCTCGAACAGATTCAGGGCCGCATTCAGAGCACCACCCGCGCCCTGGAAGAAAAACAGGCCGGCGCGCGCTCTCTCGCCGCGGACGTCAAGGCGATGGAAGCCGATTTGGCGCGACTTAATCGCCAGATCAACGATCTCGAGCGTCGTGACCGCGAACTGCAGGAGCAGATTAAGGTTCAGGAGCGCGAATCCGCCGCCGCCCGGGGGCGGGTCGAGGAAGTGCGCTTGCAGGTCGAGCGCCGTCTTGTGGCTTTGTATAAGGAGGGCGAAAGCGGCCCCATGAGCATCCTTTTCGGCAGTCGTACTCCCGCGCGCATGGCCGAGGAATATGACTACATGGCCAGAGTGCTGAGCCACGACCGCGAATTGTTGGAGGATTTTCGCTTACGCGTGGCCCAGGCCGAAGCCGCGCGGCGCAAGTTGGAAACCATGCAGGCCGAGCAGCGCGCGGTGCTTGCCGGCGTAACGGATAGCCGTGTCGCCGCACAACAGGCCGCGGCTCTCAAGGGGCGCTTGCTGAGCCGTGTGAAACAGGAAGAAAAAGCACTTTCTCACCAGTTGGGCGAGCTGCGAGACCAAGCCGCGGAGTTGGCGCAACTGGTCAAAAAACTTGAATCCGAACAGGCCCGAAGGTATACTGGCGACGGTGTTTTCGCCAATTTGAAAGGGCGTTTGCCCTGGCCGCTCAAAGGTCCGGTGGTCCTTGGTTTCGGCCCACAGATCCATCCTGAACTTGGCACTCAGTTTGACAGCCAGGGTATCCATATCGGGGTGAGCGACGTCCGCCCGGTTCATGCCGTTGCCGACGGCCGGGTGGTTTTCGCCAACTGGTTCAAGGGGTATGGCAATCTGTTGATCCTCGACCACGGCGACAGCTATTACACTCTCTATGCACAAAACGCCCGACTGCTCAAGGGCGTCGGCGATGCGGTAAAGCGCGGTGAAGCGGTGGGCTATTCCGGCTTGCCGGGCACCAACGGCATCTATTTCGAGTTACGCCAGGGCGGTACACCGCAAAATCCCAGTTCCTGGCTTGGCCCGCCCTGA
- a CDS encoding divergent polysaccharide deacetylase family protein produces the protein MAKKKRGKSRRRPVRKPASSAREIKVWLAVLFLLVFLVGSMALVTFLSEKFLPAPPSVVPQMAAPGPVAQPPALQPAPTEAADPPQPPPIPAAVPVPESVAPATDLDFRVAIIVDDLGQDLFSARTLLDLDLALTFAVLPDLPQSMRVAQLAHQRGREVIVHIPMEPQDYPKKNPGVDALLDSLDDEEILRRLQSHLDQIPQAVGGNNHMGSRFTRNRAGMRVVMAEMARRDLFFVDSLTTNGSLVRPVAAEFDVPYAVRDIFLDNVQDVDKIRQELRRLIRYAKANGSAIAICHPYRETLEALRLEQESFAREGVRVVPVSQLLRRG, from the coding sequence ATGGCAAAGAAAAAACGCGGCAAATCGCGGCGGCGTCCGGTTCGTAAACCGGCCTCCAGCGCACGGGAAATCAAAGTCTGGCTCGCCGTGCTTTTTCTGCTGGTTTTTCTGGTCGGCAGCATGGCGCTGGTGACGTTTCTGAGTGAGAAATTCCTGCCCGCCCCGCCGTCTGTCGTGCCCCAGATGGCGGCGCCTGGACCCGTCGCCCAACCGCCGGCATTGCAGCCCGCGCCGACCGAAGCGGCTGACCCGCCCCAGCCGCCACCGATCCCCGCCGCCGTACCCGTGCCGGAAAGTGTCGCTCCTGCAACGGATTTGGATTTTCGGGTCGCCATCATCGTCGACGATCTTGGTCAGGATCTGTTTTCGGCGCGGACCTTGTTGGACCTCGATCTGGCTTTGACCTTCGCCGTGTTGCCCGATCTGCCTCAATCGATGCGGGTCGCGCAGTTGGCTCACCAGCGGGGTCGCGAGGTCATTGTGCACATCCCCATGGAGCCTCAGGATTATCCGAAGAAAAACCCCGGCGTCGATGCGTTGCTTGACAGCCTGGATGACGAGGAGATCCTGCGACGCCTGCAGAGCCACCTGGACCAGATACCACAGGCTGTTGGCGGCAACAACCATATGGGCTCGCGCTTTACTCGGAATCGGGCAGGCATGCGCGTGGTCATGGCTGAAATGGCGCGCCGCGACTTGTTTTTCGTCGACAGCCTGACCACCAACGGTTCCCTGGTTCGACCCGTGGCAGCGGAGTTCGACGTGCCCTATGCCGTGCGGGATATTTTTCTCGACAACGTGCAGGATGTGGACAAAATTCGCCAGGAGTTGCGGCGGTTGATCCGCTACGCCAAGGCAAACGGCAGCGCCATCGCCATCTGTCACCCCTATCGGGAAACCCTCGAAGCCTTGCGGCTTGAGCAGGAGAGCTTTGCCCGTGAAGGGGTCAGGGTGGTGCCCGTGTCGCAATTGTTGCGGCGGGGCTGA
- the ftsE gene encoding cell division ATP-binding protein FtsE, whose amino-acid sequence MIQLYNVCKSYMKDSAALDQINLKIGKGEFVYLTGSSGAGKSTLLKLLYGGERPNRGQILIDGRNLTRMGARQLPLIRRRLGIVFQDFKLISTRTVFENVAFALEVQGRKRFEISKKVYAALKNVGLEHKLNRRPLELSGGEQQRVAVARALVVDPIVLLADEPTGNLDPETTLELMELFKSASARGSTVVMATHDRELIRRFPRRVVTLDNGRVVDDSHV is encoded by the coding sequence ATGATTCAGCTCTACAACGTGTGTAAGTCCTACATGAAAGACTCCGCCGCTCTGGATCAGATCAATCTTAAGATCGGCAAGGGCGAATTTGTCTATCTAACGGGTTCGTCCGGGGCCGGAAAATCAACCCTGCTCAAGCTGCTCTACGGTGGTGAGCGCCCCAACCGCGGGCAAATCCTTATCGATGGCCGCAATCTGACGCGCATGGGCGCACGCCAGTTACCCTTGATTCGACGTCGTTTGGGTATCGTATTTCAGGACTTCAAGTTGATTTCCACGCGCACGGTGTTTGAGAATGTCGCCTTTGCCCTCGAGGTGCAGGGGCGCAAGCGTTTTGAAATCAGCAAAAAGGTTTATGCCGCTCTCAAGAACGTGGGGCTTGAACACAAGCTCAACCGCCGGCCTCTTGAACTCTCCGGCGGCGAGCAGCAGCGCGTGGCGGTGGCCCGGGCGCTGGTGGTTGACCCCATTGTGCTGCTCGCCGACGAGCCCACCGGCAACCTCGATCCCGAAACCACCCTGGAACTGATGGAACTTTTCAAAAGCGCCAGCGCGCGTGGATCGACGGTGGTCATGGCGACCCATGACCGTGAGTTGATCCGGCGCTTTCCGCGCCGGGTGGTGACCTTGGATAACGGCCGCGTGGTGGATGACAGCCATGTTTGA
- the pilO gene encoding type 4a pilus biogenesis protein PilO gives MKAAVVLTALWRQNRVAPVVLALLLMANIALYLLAAQALAPRAGQLQQQLLRQQAQLREQEQRGVDQVSPRAIHRQGQQDLAAFFAAIPPREDLSRLVGEIFNLANEAGLAIERITYDPQRLREAPLLAYTLVFSVNGSYEQLKRFVFSLEHSPRIIALDEISFSAGDAARRTTTLNLRFTTYFQADDA, from the coding sequence ATGAAGGCAGCTGTTGTGCTCACCGCCCTGTGGCGGCAGAATCGGGTGGCGCCTGTCGTGCTCGCTCTGCTGCTGATGGCCAATATCGCCCTTTATCTGCTTGCCGCCCAGGCGCTTGCCCCTCGTGCCGGACAACTTCAGCAGCAACTTCTGCGACAGCAGGCCCAGTTGCGCGAACAGGAACAGCGCGGAGTAGACCAGGTTTCGCCTCGCGCCATCCACCGCCAGGGGCAACAGGATCTGGCCGCGTTTTTTGCCGCCATTCCTCCGCGCGAAGACTTGAGCCGACTGGTGGGCGAAATTTTTAATCTGGCGAACGAGGCGGGCCTCGCCATCGAGCGTATCACCTATGACCCGCAACGACTCAGGGAGGCTCCGCTGCTCGCCTACACCCTGGTTTTTTCGGTGAACGGCAGTTACGAGCAATTAAAGCGGTTCGTGTTTTCCCTGGAACACTCGCCGCGCATTATTGCTCTGGATGAGATTTCTTTTTCTGCCGGTGATGCCGCCCGGCGCACGACCACGCTTAACCTTCGTTTCACGACCTATTTTCAGGCGGACGACGCATGA
- a CDS encoding cohesin domain-containing protein — protein sequence MTMLISPIFCRPLALALVALMLLSGCAAGLPATAQTSGDELMARGQYDLAVAEYIKVLEADPLSQRARLKLQEASLLAGREHHRRGRELAAQGRLTDAINEMQMALAFDPSLDIARQDLEGARRQMRAERLVEDAEEFFRERKFVHAKRVLNRALELAPENRRARDLLERVERAHITVLDGHELEIVSDKPITLKFQDANLQDVFNVLSQLSGINFLFDEDIRGERVSVYLENATFAQALELLLKMKGLNRKVLNPKTILLYGKGRDKEKQYEDQIIQTFYLSNIDAKKAVNLLRTMLQLRRIFVHEELNALVIRDLPEVIRLSQQILEAADRADSEVIFDVELIEVSYGDESRLGTELSAYSLSLGLGRDGRIVSDGLSPGGNTDNLVRSLSSLDSFYTLPSATFDFAKTLQDTEVLASPKIRVKNRERAKVHIGSREPVITVTLTGDTQRSDNVQYVDVGVKLNVEPIIQLDHTVITNLNLEVSSITDRRTLPSGTSVFTITTTNAESVLTLRDGERTVIGGLIRDDKSSTTRSVPLLGDLPLLGALFTHSQDRVQKREILLSITPYIVKSLEMPLPEVTTIWSGGEDDFRTGPNFGSFMPDFAPELEKANPSSVPRLVEPRPVPLPVPEARRETPLEIPEPVAPPAPEVAPPVPRITPPPTMPAPRPAAPAPAPAVVPPAPAVVPPAPPAATQVAPRELEETAAALRALPGAPQFGQIFLAGPEQVAPGESFTLTVTVSEVENLYSAPLYLSFDPEQLEFVRASEGAFLRQGQRPTIFTTSVVRPGTVIVGYKQGTSDSGASGGGDLFTVEFRARARGTAQIEIDRINFRDPAGERIPVVATPKRLEVR from the coding sequence ATGACTATGTTGATATCCCCGATCTTTTGCAGGCCCCTGGCCCTCGCCCTGGTCGCCCTGATGCTGTTGAGCGGCTGTGCGGCAGGCCTCCCCGCCACCGCGCAAACCAGTGGAGATGAGCTGATGGCGCGCGGTCAGTACGACTTGGCCGTTGCGGAATATATTAAAGTCCTGGAGGCTGATCCGCTTAGTCAGCGCGCACGGCTCAAGTTGCAGGAAGCGAGTCTGCTTGCCGGTCGGGAGCACCATCGCCGTGGCCGCGAGCTGGCCGCGCAGGGACGCCTGACCGATGCCATCAATGAAATGCAAATGGCTTTAGCCTTTGATCCGTCTCTCGACATCGCGCGCCAGGATCTCGAAGGGGCGCGCCGCCAGATGCGTGCCGAGCGGTTGGTCGAGGATGCCGAGGAATTTTTTCGCGAGCGTAAATTCGTTCATGCCAAGCGGGTGCTCAATCGTGCCCTGGAACTTGCCCCCGAAAACCGGCGCGCCCGTGATCTTCTTGAGCGCGTGGAGCGCGCTCATATCACGGTCCTCGACGGGCACGAACTCGAAATCGTGTCGGACAAGCCCATTACTCTCAAATTTCAGGATGCCAACTTGCAGGATGTCTTCAATGTCCTGTCGCAGCTCTCGGGCATCAATTTTCTTTTTGACGAGGATATTCGCGGCGAGCGGGTCAGCGTCTATCTTGAAAATGCGACCTTCGCCCAGGCACTTGAGCTGCTGTTGAAGATGAAAGGACTCAATCGCAAAGTCCTCAATCCCAAAACGATCCTGCTCTATGGCAAGGGGCGGGACAAAGAGAAGCAATACGAAGATCAGATCATCCAGACTTTCTACCTGTCCAACATCGATGCCAAAAAAGCCGTCAACCTGCTGCGCACCATGCTGCAGTTGCGCCGCATCTTCGTTCACGAGGAGCTCAATGCGCTGGTCATCCGCGACTTGCCCGAGGTCATTCGTCTTTCCCAGCAGATTCTCGAGGCCGCCGATCGCGCCGACTCGGAGGTGATCTTCGATGTCGAGCTGATCGAGGTCAGCTACGGCGACGAGTCGCGTCTCGGCACCGAGCTCAGCGCCTATTCCCTAAGCCTGGGGCTGGGCCGCGACGGGCGCATCGTCTCCGACGGCCTGAGTCCTGGCGGCAATACCGACAACCTGGTGCGTAGCCTGTCGAGTCTCGACAGCTTCTACACGCTACCCTCAGCCACGTTCGATTTCGCCAAGACCCTGCAGGACACTGAAGTTCTGGCCAGTCCCAAGATCCGCGTAAAAAATCGCGAACGGGCCAAAGTGCATATCGGTAGCCGCGAGCCGGTGATCACCGTTACCCTTACCGGCGATACGCAGCGCTCGGACAACGTGCAGTACGTCGATGTCGGCGTTAAGCTCAACGTCGAGCCTATTATCCAGCTTGACCATACCGTGATTACCAACCTGAACCTCGAGGTGAGCAGTATCACCGACCGGCGCACCCTCCCGAGCGGCACTTCGGTCTTCACCATCACCACCACCAATGCCGAGAGCGTCCTGACTCTGCGCGACGGCGAACGCACGGTGATCGGCGGGCTGATCCGCGACGACAAGAGCAGTACCACGCGCAGCGTCCCCTTGCTCGGCGACCTGCCTTTGCTCGGCGCTCTTTTTACACATAGCCAGGATCGGGTGCAAAAGCGCGAAATTCTGCTGTCCATTACCCCGTACATCGTCAAGAGCCTGGAAATGCCCTTGCCCGAGGTGACAACCATCTGGTCGGGGGGCGAGGATGATTTTCGCACCGGCCCCAATTTCGGCTCTTTCATGCCCGATTTTGCTCCCGAACTTGAAAAGGCGAATCCGTCGTCCGTGCCACGCCTGGTTGAGCCGCGCCCCGTGCCCTTGCCGGTGCCCGAAGCGCGCAGGGAAACACCTTTGGAGATTCCTGAACCCGTTGCGCCGCCGGCGCCCGAGGTCGCTCCTCCTGTCCCGCGGATAACGCCGCCGCCGACCATGCCTGCACCCAGGCCGGCCGCTCCGGCCCCTGCGCCTGCGGTTGTGCCGCCTGCGCCTGCGGTTGTGCCGCCTGCGCCTCCGGCGGCAACTCAGGTTGCACCTCGCGAGCTTGAAGAAACCGCGGCCGCCCTCAGAGCCCTGCCCGGCGCGCCGCAATTCGGCCAGATTTTCCTGGCCGGTCCCGAGCAGGTTGCGCCGGGCGAGAGCTTCACCTTGACGGTAACCGTCTCCGAGGTGGAAAATCTCTACAGTGCACCTCTGTATCTGAGTTTCGATCCCGAGCAGCTCGAATTCGTTCGCGCGAGCGAAGGGGCTTTTCTTCGCCAGGGCCAGCGGCCGACCATTTTTACCACCAGTGTCGTGCGGCCGGGTACGGTCATCGTCGGGTACAAGCAGGGCACCAGCGATTCAGGCGCCTCGGGCGGCGGTGATCTTTTTACCGTTGAGTTTCGCGCCCGCGCCCGCGGAACGGCGCAGATCGAAATCGATCGGATCAATTTCCGCGACCCGGCGGGTGAGCGGATCCCGGTCGTTGCGACACCCAAGCGGTTGGAGGTTCGCTAA
- a CDS encoding S41 family peptidase, which yields MIFRRRSVIVLLLAALFVTGLASTGKFYRLAIAEARTSAYQELDLFTDVLALIRQSYVEEVPFKDLIYGAINGMLASLDPHSAFLPPDMYQEMKTDTRGEFGGLGIEISLRDGILTVVAPIEDTPAHRIGLEAGDQILKIEDRFTKDMGIMDAVKLMRGKPGTKVTITIMRETFDKPREFTITREIIKVRSIRAHILEDGFGYLRIAQFQERTTADLHKALEQLRKDNQGNLSGLVLDLRNNPGGLLDQAVDVADAFLAEGLIVYTEGREKASQLRFAAKKSGKEPDYPIVVLINGGSASASEIVAGALQDHNRAVVLGVPSFGKGSVQTIVPLGDDSGLRLTTALYYTPNGISIQARGITPDILVHPLGVKEALDAEDFREKDLDKHVNGPEPEDDERRFQLGEQDRQDYQLMRALDLLKGWQLLKKLDLTAA from the coding sequence ATGATCTTTCGCAGACGGTCGGTCATCGTTTTGTTGCTGGCCGCCCTGTTCGTAACGGGACTGGCCTCGACGGGCAAGTTCTATCGACTGGCCATTGCCGAAGCCCGCACCAGTGCGTATCAGGAACTTGATCTGTTTACCGATGTTCTGGCGCTGATCCGCCAAAGTTATGTCGAAGAAGTGCCCTTCAAGGATCTGATTTACGGCGCCATCAACGGCATGCTGGCTTCTCTTGATCCGCACAGTGCTTTCTTGCCCCCCGATATGTATCAGGAGATGAAGACCGATACCCGAGGTGAGTTCGGTGGCCTGGGCATCGAAATCAGTCTGCGCGACGGCATCCTTACCGTTGTCGCGCCCATCGAAGACACCCCCGCGCACCGCATCGGCCTGGAGGCCGGCGATCAGATTCTTAAAATCGAAGACCGTTTCACCAAGGACATGGGCATTATGGATGCGGTCAAACTCATGCGCGGCAAACCCGGCACCAAGGTGACCATCACCATCATGCGCGAGACCTTCGACAAGCCGCGTGAATTCACCATTACACGTGAAATCATCAAAGTCAGAAGCATTCGAGCGCATATTCTTGAGGATGGATTCGGCTATCTGCGTATTGCCCAGTTTCAGGAGCGCACCACCGCTGACCTGCACAAGGCCCTCGAACAGTTGCGCAAGGACAATCAGGGAAATCTCTCCGGGTTGGTGCTCGATCTGCGTAACAATCCCGGTGGCTTGCTCGACCAGGCGGTGGATGTCGCCGATGCCTTTCTCGCCGAAGGGCTCATCGTCTATACCGAAGGGCGTGAAAAAGCCAGCCAGTTGCGCTTTGCCGCAAAGAAATCCGGCAAGGAACCTGATTATCCAATCGTCGTACTGATCAACGGCGGCAGTGCCAGCGCCTCGGAAATCGTGGCCGGCGCCCTGCAGGATCACAATCGTGCCGTGGTCCTTGGCGTACCGAGCTTCGGTAAGGGTTCCGTGCAGACCATCGTGCCCCTGGGCGATGATTCAGGACTGCGACTGACCACCGCCCTCTATTACACGCCCAACGGCATTTCCATTCAGGCGCGGGGGATTACGCCCGACATTCTGGTGCACCCCCTGGGCGTAAAGGAAGCTCTGGATGCGGAGGATTTCCGTGAAAAAGATCTGGACAAGCACGTGAATGGACCGGAACCGGAAGACGACGAGCGCCGTTTCCAACTCGGCGAGCAAGATCGCCAGGACTATCAGTTGATGCGCGCCTTGGATCTTCTCAAGGGCTGGCAACTTCTTAAAAAACTTGATCTCACGGCGGCTTAG
- a CDS encoding type IV pilin protein codes for MRQRLQGRTGLTFMELVLAMAILSVLAAVTMPLSEIAVKRGKEMELRRALREIRSAIDEYNADWNRAVREQRHIPAIDETGYPESLEDLVSGIDWGGLYPFERKYLRRIPRDPFDRWDDGWGLRAYGDPHDSTVYGGEDVYDVYSQSDGIALDGTPYNTW; via the coding sequence ATGCGGCAACGCTTGCAAGGACGGACCGGGCTTACCTTCATGGAACTGGTGCTGGCCATGGCGATTCTCTCGGTCCTGGCGGCTGTTACCATGCCCTTGTCCGAAATCGCAGTGAAGCGCGGTAAGGAAATGGAGTTGCGCCGGGCCCTGCGCGAAATTCGCAGCGCCATCGATGAATATAATGCCGACTGGAATCGGGCGGTGCGTGAGCAGCGCCATATCCCCGCCATCGATGAAACCGGTTATCCGGAAAGTCTCGAAGATCTGGTGAGCGGCATTGATTGGGGCGGGCTCTACCCTTTTGAGCGCAAGTATCTGCGGCGCATTCCCCGTGACCCCTTCGACCGCTGGGATGACGGCTGGGGCCTGCGCGCCTACGGCGATCCCCATGATTCTACCGTTTACGGCGGCGAGGATGTTTACGACGTTTATTCCCAAAGCGACGGGATCGCCCTCGACGGCACTCCCTACAATACCTGGTAA
- a CDS encoding ParA family protein, translated as MTGPYVITISSEKGGVGKTTLATNLAIYLKALAEELPVTLLSFDNHFSVDRMFRIGRAAATGTVRELLAGTRPEDLVELGQYGVQFIPSWRDVEELRRATRTVADLGLVMATSTLAGVVIIDTRPDLDILTRNALFAADRVIVPVKDAPSLENCRHLHEFFDRCGLPRRTLRLLPCLIDSRIRFEGPFKNTNELLRAYAINRGYRCLDGFISKSPKVESLNTNPEGRIYPVLTYGRNTEVHGQFSEIARQVYADMLKTRSLRAQDIALSLKNHEERDQTAPAPQNPA; from the coding sequence ATGACGGGACCCTATGTAATCACCATCTCAAGCGAAAAAGGGGGCGTCGGCAAAACCACCCTGGCCACCAACCTGGCTATCTATCTCAAGGCCCTGGCCGAGGAATTGCCCGTCACCCTGTTGAGCTTCGACAACCATTTTAGCGTCGACCGCATGTTTCGCATCGGGCGCGCCGCCGCCACCGGCACGGTACGCGAACTGCTCGCCGGAACCCGGCCTGAAGACCTGGTGGAACTCGGCCAGTACGGCGTACAGTTCATTCCCAGTTGGCGCGACGTCGAGGAACTGCGCCGCGCAACCCGCACGGTGGCCGATCTTGGCCTGGTCATGGCAACCTCGACACTGGCCGGGGTTGTGATCATCGATACCCGCCCGGATCTCGACATCCTCACGCGCAACGCCCTGTTCGCCGCCGACCGGGTCATCGTACCGGTCAAGGACGCACCGTCTCTGGAAAACTGCCGGCATCTGCATGAGTTTTTCGACCGTTGCGGACTGCCGCGACGCACTCTGCGCCTGCTGCCCTGCCTCATTGACTCGCGCATCCGCTTCGAGGGTCCCTTCAAGAACACCAACGAACTGCTGCGCGCCTATGCCATCAATCGCGGCTATCGCTGCCTGGACGGTTTCATCTCCAAAAGCCCCAAGGTCGAATCCCTCAACACCAACCCCGAAGGGCGCATCTACCCGGTACTGACCTACGGCCGCAATACCGAGGTCCATGGCCAATTCAGCGAAATCGCCCGCCAGGTTTATGCCGACATGCTCAAAACCCGCAGTCTGCGCGCCCAGGATATCGCCCTGAGCCTCAAAAACCACGAAGAACGCGATCAGACGGCGCCTGCCCCGCAAAACCCCGCTTAG
- the ftsX gene encoding permease-like cell division protein FtsX, whose translation MFDHLFFFLRRALRNMRQSPFLCVAAVATLTLSLTIVAFFAIIVFNVEKLTARWSEEVQVVAYLDAPPSVQVLAARAGEISQMPGVAGVEVVSREQAFERFRSRLGQHGDLLDGVDPQILPASLEIALAPDYRTPQGVEAVVAALNERGDLGELRYAQDWLQRFEAFLGLLRVMGLVVGVFLFFATLFIVSNTIRLTLFARREELEVMALVGATPMFIKLPFVIEGALQGLCGGVLALGGVYLAHLLFLREGLGTLLFAVGGAEVLFLPPAHLGALLVLGLFLGVFGSLGALRKFVRI comes from the coding sequence ATGTTTGATCACCTGTTTTTTTTCCTTCGCCGGGCGCTGCGCAATATGCGCCAAAGCCCTTTTCTGTGCGTTGCCGCGGTGGCGACCCTGACCCTGTCGCTGACCATTGTCGCCTTTTTTGCCATCATCGTCTTCAATGTTGAAAAACTCACCGCCCGCTGGAGCGAGGAAGTTCAGGTGGTGGCGTATCTCGATGCCCCGCCCTCGGTTCAGGTGCTGGCCGCGCGGGCCGGGGAAATCAGCCAAATGCCAGGAGTGGCCGGGGTTGAAGTGGTGAGCCGCGAGCAGGCTTTTGAACGCTTTCGCAGCCGGTTGGGACAGCACGGAGATCTGCTTGACGGCGTTGATCCGCAGATCCTCCCCGCCTCATTGGAAATCGCCCTGGCGCCTGACTATCGCACCCCCCAAGGGGTGGAGGCGGTCGTCGCCGCCCTCAACGAACGTGGTGACCTCGGTGAGTTGCGCTACGCCCAGGACTGGCTGCAGCGCTTTGAGGCTTTTCTTGGGCTGCTGCGGGTGATGGGGCTGGTGGTTGGCGTCTTTTTGTTTTTCGCCACCCTTTTTATTGTCTCCAATACCATCCGCCTGACACTTTTTGCCCGTCGCGAGGAACTTGAAGTCATGGCTCTGGTGGGGGCGACGCCCATGTTCATCAAGTTACCGTTTGTTATCGAAGGCGCCTTGCAGGGATTGTGCGGTGGGGTGCTGGCGCTCGGCGGGGTTTATCTGGCCCATCTGCTGTTCTTGCGCGAAGGTCTGGGCACCCTGTTGTTTGCCGTCGGCGGGGCCGAGGTATTGTTTCTGCCCCCTGCTCATCTTGGCGCCCTTTTGGTTTTAGGCCTTTTCCTCGGAGTGTTCGGCAGCCTCGGCGCGTTGCGCAAGTTCGTGCGAATCTAA
- a CDS encoding PilN domain-containing protein, which produces MKLNLNLADRVYINRRALHGAYVAIGALLLVLLVVNLLFFSRTRDEIVELEQRLSELRERAGARDDEGVIDISPAAQRQLLSDIAFANSILEKDSFRWTQLLDRLEGLVPDGVSIRSILPDHRTRSLNLTAVARGLDEMTAFLDRLLESDQLRDVYLLRQEQTTVTDFAGRERQALLFSLTLREAF; this is translated from the coding sequence ATGAAGCTCAATCTTAATCTCGCCGACCGCGTCTACATCAACCGGCGCGCCCTGCATGGCGCCTATGTTGCCATCGGTGCTCTGCTCCTGGTGTTGTTGGTGGTCAATCTGCTGTTTTTCTCGCGCACCCGCGACGAGATCGTCGAGCTTGAGCAGCGCTTGAGCGAATTGCGTGAACGTGCCGGGGCGCGCGATGATGAGGGCGTGATTGACATCAGTCCGGCGGCGCAGCGGCAACTGCTCAGCGATATCGCCTTTGCCAACAGCATTCTCGAAAAAGACAGTTTCCGCTGGACGCAATTGCTTGATCGCCTTGAAGGATTGGTGCCCGACGGGGTTTCCATCCGCAGCATTTTGCCCGATCACCGCACCCGCTCACTCAACCTGACCGCCGTGGCACGCGGACTTGATGAAATGACGGCGTTTCTTGACAGGCTCCTGGAGTCGGATCAACTGCGTGACGTTTATCTGTTGCGCCAGGAACAGACCACCGTGACGGATTTCGCCGGGCGCGAGCGACAAGCTCTGCTTTTTTCCCTGACGTTGCGGGAGGCTTTCTGA
- a CDS encoding type IV pilin protein, protein MLKRFWCHSKGRSRGFTLIELIIVMTILGILATIAVPSYQRSVIKARETALAENLYQMRQAIDAHFADNARYPESLDDLIQKRYLRTIPVDPFTRSADTWETVAPEPLDTGEFAEGWVFDVFSGSDLVGLNGIPYREW, encoded by the coding sequence ATGCTCAAAAGATTTTGGTGTCACAGCAAGGGACGCTCACGCGGCTTCACCCTGATCGAGTTGATCATCGTTATGACCATCCTCGGTATCCTGGCGACCATCGCCGTGCCCAGCTATCAGCGCAGCGTCATCAAGGCCCGAGAAACCGCCCTGGCTGAAAATCTCTACCAGATGCGCCAGGCCATCGATGCTCACTTCGCGGATAATGCCAGGTATCCCGAAAGTCTCGACGATCTTATCCAGAAGCGCTACCTGCGCACCATACCTGTCGATCCCTTCACGCGCAGCGCCGACACCTGGGAGACGGTGGCGCCCGAACCCCTGGACACTGGAGAATTCGCCGAAGGCTGGGTATTCGATGTGTTCAGCGGCAGTGATCTGGTCGGACTTAACGGTATCCCCTATCGTGAGTGGTAG